The Diabrotica virgifera virgifera chromosome 10, PGI_DIABVI_V3a genome has a window encoding:
- the LOC114335313 gene encoding translocon-associated protein subunit gamma, whose product MSKAQNKGFTKEEELLLQDFSRNVSTKSSALFYGNALIVSAVPIWLFWRIHMIDIYSSLILFAVITAISTYLLAMAYRNTKFTLKHKIAVKREEAVTRDLSKKLAEDKKMSKKEKDERILWKKNEVADFEATTFSIFYNNALFLAIVILASFYLLPAFTPAVNYTLSIGSTSALLALLSTGSH is encoded by the coding sequence ATGTCGAAAGCACAAAATAAAGGTTTTACAAAAGAGGAAGAACTTCTCCTTCAAGATTTCAGCCGTAATGTATCAACAAAATCATCAGCCCTGTTCTATGGAAATGCCCTGATTGTGTCTGCAGTTCCAATATGGTTATTCTGGAGAATACACATGATTGATATTTATTCCTCCTTGATCTTGTTCGCAGTCATCACAGCTATTTCTACCTATTTATTGGCTATGGCATACAGAAACACAAAATTCACCCTAAAACATAAGATTGCTGTAAAGAGAGAAGAAGCTGTTACCAGAGACTTGAGCAAAAAACTAGCAGAAGACAAGAAAATGAGCAAGAAAGAAAAAGACGAGAGAATTCTATGGAAGAAGAATGAAGTTGCTGACTTCGAAGCTACTACTTTCTCCATATTCTACAACAATGCCCTATTTTTAGCCATTGTTATTCTTGCTAGCTTCTATTTGCTTCCAGCATTCACACCAGCAGTCAACTACACCCTTTCCATTGGCTCCACATCTGCGTTATTAGCCTTATTGTCAACTGGATCACATTAA